The genome window cattttctatttatttttcgtGCGTCGTTTTCTTTTGATGTTTTTgtgagttgttgctgctgcagctctgTTGCTCTTCTGTCGCTTTTTTCCCTgttccttgttgttgttgctgttgctttggaTTTTCTACGTTCtatttttgtgtgtcttttttttcttcttcgaGCAAGCGACCACAAGCGAACGCCGCCTCGTTCTGTGTATCTTGCAGATAAAGAACGCGCTCTGTCGATTGCCTACATTTTCcattcgcttttgttgttgttgttgttgttgttgttgctcattcggttgcttttgttgttgttgttgtgtgtaatTATTGGAAAAGGATGTGGGAGAAGCCCTTGACTGAATGAATCTTGAAATGTGTGTCTGAGATAGACACACATCATTTGAAAGTATCTTCAAGATACTTTTGTAGATTTTTAGCGCATTTTCAGTTACTTCAAAGGGTGGTTTATTTGTTAGTTgcattttcatatataatataagatattattttgtttcaaataaCTAATTCATATCCCTCTTTTGAGTTATCTCACccttaatttcaattttcttattattatttatatttttaaggcTTCCTTCTACATTTGGAACTGAATATTATGTAtggtttgtttctttttctgttattttatgttaaaccCACGAAAATAATTAAGAATTCATTTAGCAAAACTTATAACATCCGTTTTTCTGTCTTTGCCTCccttaattgaatttacttaTCGCTAGAATGTTGCATAgaagaattgaaattgagaatTGTGTTTACCTGAGAATTGTTTGTAGCCGCCAAGTATCTTGTGCTTCCACCATTTGACAATGTTGCCCGCCATCGCAAAAGTTCTTTgctgtttgtgtgttttgtacGCAATTTACGAGTCTGTAGCGACTTTAACTGTAATGCTTGCTGCTTTTGGCCAAAATGTTTTACGGCcttttgtgctgtgctgtgctgtgctgctgttgttgggtgGGGTTTTGGTTCAGTTTGGCTTGGTTATCCTTTTGTGCTGTTTTCCAGTTGATGTTGCCACTGCTACTGAGACTAATACACTTGCTCTCAGGTGCCACACAGAGCAACGTTGCGACCTTAATTTGTATCTGGCATTATTTTTGGGGCAACTTGAGGGTGGCGTTAAGGTTGGATCGTAAAACTTTTTACAGCCGTGATATGCTGCATTTTAGTTGAATTTTGCGCATATTGTGTGCGTTCTCCTTCCCCTACTTCCTCTTTTACTTTTTcgtgtttttgcttttttctttgttttgtttttgtttttgcttttgtttttgttttggttgtgtGCGCTCTCGTTGGGATTGGGTGTATGTATCTTGCAGATACTTTTTGACGTAGCGCGcgtaattttaattgtaaattttgttgttgctgcacgACGCGACGTAAATAACTTGCCGCCGAAtgaacaacaacgacgacgacgacggcggcgacgacgacaataacaacaactacacaactacaacaactgtgacaacaacaacaactaaacaaataacaacTGCAAAATGCTAAAGCGCAAAACACGATTTGTATTTCCAAATGCGAACGGCGCGACTGAGACGCtgactgcgacggcgactgcgactgcgacaacGACCACGACGGCGTCTCTGTGATGTTGACAGCGAATATTTTTGGGGTGtacttgtgttgttgttgttgcttttgctgttattattgctgcttgctgtttgCCATTGCTTTGGCTATGTTATTGTTGCGGGGGCGGTTTTAGATTTAACGGCACTTTCATTCGCTCCTCGCCGCTTTCCTGCTGCTGCATAGAATGCACACCGAacaaaatttcactttaattttctttacaTATGCTGCTTCATTCCATACATTCATCGACTTCTATCACTTCACACACAATTCTTAGTCAgttgttgtgtttatttatgtatgatTCCGTTTGTTAAGGACGCACGTTTGCTTTCGCGTAACTTCCAGAATAACATAACACACGCACAAACGACGCGCTTCGCTCAGATGCACGACCAACTCGATGGGCGATTGGAAACAAACTGAAAATGCGAAACACGAAACGTTCACATCGACTCGcaccaaaacaaaaagtggTTAGTTGAAGAGAGCGTGAGTGTAAGCGAGAGAATGGTGAGTGGAGAGGAACGCTCTGTTACTCTCGTCGTATGAAACGAAATGGCAACGAAACCTGTCGCTGTGTAAAGTTGATGTAAGTGCGATAACAGAACGAAATGACTGCTGTTAAGTTTAACAGTTAACGTTAGCAATATGGTACAAAGCAAGAcgtttgaaattatttattgaagaGTTTATCTTATGCTCTTTTGAACTATACACTATAAATATGATATACTATATCTTAAGtagttattttcaatttcccaaTTTGTTGATGCGCCCCGCAATGTACACCGTCTTTTTGTCCTTGACCAAGAACACAAATGGATGGTTGACGGCAGCTATAAATTGTTTGCTAATGGATCCAAAATCCGCCactgtaataataaaatgatcgattaatagtaaataaacaatactTAAGATTACTAACTATCTATTTTATCCTTCTGGGCACCTTCGTCCAACTCTATTTGAACTTTATGTAAGATCTCgttaactaaatattttgttggaCCTGTCATTCCACTCAAATTGGCATTTTCAAAAAGATCTTTAATACCAAAGTTCTTTAATGCTTCTTTTAGTTTCAATGTAATGCCTATCTTAAACTTTGGCAATAGGATTCGGAAATTTGACACCACATCCTTTGGAACAAGATCATTGAGTGTCAGGTCGTTTAAGTTCTGAATCATTTGATGCACGCCATCCATTGCCTTGGGCTGTAGTATGATCATTGACAGCTGTGGATGGGCATAGGGTATTTCTATGGAATATGCTTTTAGTTtctcaataaaattatattgacATTGGCCTAATCGCGACATGGTATTGATTTTGGTAGTGTAGAAATCTCCAGTTCTCTGTGGTATATAGAATGATGCCAATTTTGTGTCAGACACCTGGAATGGTTCCTTCCATTTTCCATGAAAAGACATTGCACCGATCTGAATTATTTGCGTCTCGTTGGTAAGTTCGTTTATTGCTTTAGTCAGTTTGACAGAAGTTTTATCCATTATCCAATCacttattttgaattttttattaattgaacTCCCAAAATTAACCTCTGCCACACTGGTATTGAATAATTCCTCATACTTTTGACTATATCTTAAGTCCACTAGAGTATTTTTCGCAACATAGGTGCGACTTGCTTTCTCAAATGTTCCATAGCGAtctcttttaaattttacaatattatggataattatatttataatatcatCCTTTGATAAATCCTTAGAGAGCTGCAGAGTTTTCTCAATTTCCTCAGACGTGTTTCCTTCTGCTCCCAAATAAAGTTGCATGAGGCTTTCCTTAACCAAGTAAGgtgaaaatattacattttccGTATCGCTTCCACTCAGCACACTTTTGATCAAGGATGTTGTTACTATATCTGCTGCATTCAGCTGAAATACACTTGATCCTATAAGCACTATCACAAGAAACGCCAACTGTTTGCCGAACATTTTAAACGAATTGAAACACTGATCTCTATTACTGAATGTCTTTATAGAGAACAAATACTATATAGCGACTTTtgcatatataaattcattcGTTTTAGATTATTCGATTTATTTCatgaaattgcaattatttgtttgtaataataaaagacTCGCTTACTGCATTTCTATTATCATGATGTCATTTATACcgataaataatatttgtataataccAAAGTTCACAAATATAATAACTTAGTTGTAGTTTTAGTGTGAAAACAGTCAAAAGGAAGTTTAGAAAACaaatcttaaaatttaaatcatttaaagaatgtatttatttaaaaaataaattatataaataactcaaaacaaatatattaaaaatgtgttaatttaaatttatttttttccggTGAGCAACATATTTtaggaaaatataaaattcaagttAAGAATTGGACTAAAAATTCGTAGAATAAATCATTTTACTATATCCATAATGGATAGATAATGATTTTGACATTGTCCCAGATAAAACCGAATTTTTTGATCTTATGGACGTGTTGCAAAGCTTCTAATTAAGTACAGTTGAAAGAGTGTGTAAGTTTGCGCTATACACTACATAAAGATAATAACCCACTTTTGATACGCTGCAAAGGCGCATCgaaaatttgattgtttttaaatttgaatgatCACTGGTTACTGGTTAGGGTCAGGTTGCAGGTTGCAGGTTGCAGGTTGCAACGTCTTCTCATCTCTTCTTTTCTTGTCTCCCCCCTAGTTGAAGCGTTTCTCAGTagtagttgtggttgttgttgttgttgttgaggccACCGCCTGCTGTGCTCGACATCGGGGCAATTACCCAACAGCAGCCGCCAAAAACATGCCTCAGTCCAAAAGAGTCCAAAGCCCGACGATAATAACAGAGTAAGCAGAATCCTGAATTACGCTGCAAattcacaaaaacaaaaaaaaacgtataaagagaacaacaacaacaacaactactaaaATGATTCACTTGAAACGCTGACGGGGGCAAACAAgtggaggtgctggcgatgCCACAAATCGTCGGCAACAGCGTGCTTTGTTGCGTCCACTTGTGCCCCCAATCCTCCACAGCCTGAGGCAGCATTCGCTCCAACCACGACCACGACCAGGGCGAATGCGAAGGCGAAGTCGAAGGcaccgacaccgacaccgacaccgTAAACGTTCCGCATTGGGTATAATGGCGCTGTAATTGAAGAAGAACACGCGATCGCAGCGGGAACCGCTGGCAAAAGGAGTTGCGTAGCCGCCTCTCAAAACAGCCACAAGGCAATCGAGGCAGTGGAAGGGTTtctttctgcttcttcttcgccTTCTTTGGATTTCAGTTCTAGCTCGAGTTGGAGTTCGGGTTTGAGTTCGAGCAGCGTTTCCTGCAGCGTCTTTGTTCTGGCTTCTTCtgcttcatcatcatcattatcatcggCGGTATTATTGcgattatcatcatcatcatcatcatcatcaagagcagccgcagcagcttCAGCATCATTGATCCATCGCTAGTCGTCTTAATTTCATGTCGTTCTTTTGTATAATTTTCGCCCCTACATCAACTCCTCCTCTCGTTCTCTTCTCCACTCACCATTCTCCCTTGCCTCTTGGGATGCATTCAATTTTTGATTGTTCCCTGCGCTCATTTAACCTACTACAAGCCTTTGATTGATGTCGGTTCGATGTCAGGCCATCCTCCTCCTTCTGTCCATCTCTCGGTCCGTCTGTTattgatttatgttttttgtatgtttcgtaaaatatCGCACAATTTTCGCAATGCGTTTGACAAAAGTTGATGAACAGTCTGTCGTCTGTCGAGTGTCGTCCGTcctctgttttctgttttctgtccACTGATGGATCCATCTCGCATCCTCGCTGCAAATGTAATTACCCAAAATGGGCGGACCAGGCTGCAGTTGGATAGGTCATTTTGCTATAGGGTTTTAACACTCCTCATGACATACGATGACTGAGTGGCATCAGCCATGGCAACTGTCACTCTAATTGACATGGGCAGTTGCTTCAGTTACACATTaaaacaggcagaaggaggatTACATACCTCCTCTGtc of Drosophila nasuta strain 15112-1781.00 chromosome 3, ASM2355853v1, whole genome shotgun sequence contains these proteins:
- the LOC132790549 gene encoding serine protease inhibitor 42Dd translates to MFGKQLAFLVIVLIGSSVFQLNAADIVTTSLIKSVLSGSDTENVIFSPYLVKESLMQLYLGAEGNTSEEIEKTLQLSKDLSKDDIINIIIHNIVKFKRDRYGTFEKASRTYVAKNTLVDLRYSQKYEELFNTSVAEVNFGSSINKKFKISDWIMDKTSVKLTKAINELTNETQIIQIGAMSFHGKWKEPFQVSDTKLASFYIPQRTGDFYTTKINTMSRLGQCQYNFIEKLKAYSIEIPYAHPQLSMIILQPKAMDGVHQMIQNLNDLTLNDLVPKDVVSNFRILLPKFKIGITLKLKEALKNFGIKDLFENANLSGMTGPTKYLVNEILHKVQIELDEGAQKDKIDMADFGSISKQFIAAVNHPFVFLVKDKKTVYIAGRINKLGN